In Amycolatopsis methanolica 239, a single genomic region encodes these proteins:
- a CDS encoding 3-carboxyethylcatechol 2,3-dioxygenase, which produces MSVAVCALSHSPLIGFNRPAKAVEERVEAAFEHARSFIAGFDPDLVVLFAPDHYNGFFYDMMPPFCIGTRATALGDYETPAGELSVAESARMLAKDVLAAGIDVALSEKMYVDHGFSQPLQLLFGGLDRVPVIPVFINSVAVPLCPVGRIRQLGTAIGHASAHLDEQRVLFLGSGGLSHDPPVPQLETATTEVAARLIDGRNPTPEERARRQARVIASGLDLAAGTSSMQPINPEWDQRFLDVVSTGELQLVDTWSTEWFAGQAGHSSHEVRTWIAAYAAMAARGKYVMNYRFYEPVPEWVAGFAVTTAVSADA; this is translated from the coding sequence ATGAGCGTTGCTGTGTGCGCCCTGTCCCATTCGCCACTGATCGGGTTCAACCGTCCGGCGAAAGCCGTAGAAGAGCGGGTCGAGGCGGCTTTCGAACACGCGCGGAGTTTCATCGCGGGATTCGACCCCGACCTCGTGGTACTCTTCGCACCCGATCACTACAACGGCTTCTTCTACGACATGATGCCGCCGTTCTGCATCGGGACGAGGGCCACCGCACTCGGGGACTACGAAACCCCGGCCGGCGAGCTTTCGGTCGCCGAGTCCGCACGGATGCTGGCCAAGGACGTGCTGGCGGCCGGAATCGATGTCGCGTTGTCCGAAAAGATGTACGTCGACCACGGGTTCTCCCAGCCGCTGCAGCTCCTGTTCGGCGGGCTCGACCGCGTTCCCGTCATCCCAGTCTTCATCAACTCGGTCGCGGTGCCGCTCTGTCCCGTCGGCCGCATCCGGCAGCTCGGCACGGCAATCGGCCATGCGAGCGCACACCTCGACGAGCAGCGTGTACTATTCCTCGGCTCCGGCGGGCTCTCACACGACCCGCCGGTGCCGCAGCTGGAAACCGCCACAACGGAGGTTGCCGCCCGGCTGATCGACGGTCGCAACCCGACTCCCGAAGAGCGCGCCCGGCGACAGGCCCGCGTGATCGCTTCCGGCCTCGATCTGGCCGCAGGCACGTCGTCGATGCAGCCGATCAACCCGGAGTGGGACCAGCGGTTCCTCGACGTGGTTTCGACAGGCGAACTCCAGCTCGTCGACACCTGGAGCACCGAGTGGTTCGCCGGGCAGGCCGGACACTCCTCGCACGAGGTGCGGACCTGGATCGCCGCCTACGCCGCGATGGCGGCCCGCGGGAAGTACGTGATGAACTACCGGTTCTACGAGCCGGTGCCGGAGTGGGTGGCGGGTTTCGCCGTTACCACCGCAGTTTCCGCCGACGCCTGA
- a CDS encoding lytic transglycosylase domain-containing protein: MLLGEPATVERATPATATTRSPAQLESASLSTLGAGLLATVPNVAVPQPLAASADRRLGAATASGAGIPATVLDAYRRAEASLGHVSPGCHLTWALLAGIGKVESNHARHGDVDKEGTMVRPIYGPALDGSPGFARIFDARSGQWARAAGPMQFIPSTWQKWGADGSGDGKVEVQNVYDSTESAGRYLCAGGRDLSTGSGLRSAILGYNHSEDYLNEVTGWMRAYSTGWFAVPDQLGYDGEDPVYTDSVAYTPARPAARPERPPAAGDAPAAPAPSRPAPAAPSRPAPAAPDGPPAPSATSPAPAPAPIAGLPEPLDGVVATAGQAVDGVLGSLGTS; encoded by the coding sequence ATGCTGCTCGGCGAACCCGCAACCGTCGAGCGGGCCACCCCCGCCACCGCGACGACCAGGTCTCCGGCGCAGCTGGAATCAGCGTCGCTATCCACGCTGGGGGCGGGACTCCTTGCGACAGTGCCCAATGTTGCGGTGCCGCAGCCGCTGGCAGCTTCGGCGGACCGCCGGCTCGGTGCCGCCACCGCGTCCGGTGCGGGCATTCCGGCAACGGTGCTCGATGCCTATCGCAGGGCCGAGGCCTCGCTCGGCCACGTGAGCCCGGGGTGTCACCTGACCTGGGCGCTGCTCGCGGGCATCGGCAAGGTCGAGTCGAACCACGCTCGCCACGGCGACGTCGACAAGGAAGGAACAATGGTCCGGCCGATCTACGGCCCCGCCTTGGACGGATCGCCGGGCTTCGCCAGGATTTTCGACGCGCGGAGCGGGCAATGGGCGAGGGCCGCCGGCCCGATGCAGTTCATCCCCTCGACCTGGCAGAAATGGGGCGCGGACGGATCCGGGGACGGCAAGGTGGAGGTACAGAATGTCTACGATTCCACGGAATCGGCCGGCCGGTATCTCTGCGCAGGCGGTCGAGATCTGAGCACCGGATCCGGCCTGCGGAGCGCCATTCTCGGTTACAACCACTCCGAGGACTATCTGAACGAGGTCACCGGGTGGATGCGAGCTTATTCCACCGGTTGGTTCGCCGTGCCGGACCAGCTCGGGTACGACGGTGAAGACCCGGTCTACACCGATAGCGTGGCGTACACCCCAGCCCGTCCAGCGGCGCGGCCGGAGCGTCCCCCGGCTGCCGGTGATGCTCCGGCCGCGCCCGCACCGTCCAGGCCCGCCCCCGCCGCACCGTCCAGGCCCGCCCCCGCCGCACCGGACGGCCCGCCCGCGCCATCGGCCACGTCCCCGGCCCCGGCGCCTGCCCCGATCGCCGGATTGCCGGAACCGTTGGACGGCGTCGTCGCGACGGCTGGTCAGGCGGTGGACGGGGTTCTCGGCTCGCTCGGCACGTCCTGA